Proteins encoded within one genomic window of Fragaria vesca subsp. vesca linkage group LG1, FraVesHawaii_1.0, whole genome shotgun sequence:
- the LOC101303849 gene encoding F-box/kelch-repeat protein At3g06240-like — translation MEDGSAKEKKTEVHGGQNVDLPPEMIDAILSRVPVKPLCRFKLVSKSWQSLISDPDFVSNYSKTAFENKDVFFSRRRLFFAFFRGRNLVVYSLDLDQILNNVDGLVAAPTEVNFVYNHLRNDALDYRDHFVGSCYGLFLCEVHSKPDIRVLSLINPVTKESKTLPNTPKWRLPRKPYANRSLCGLGFDHSTNEYKVIDGQYTYSVGIVFSVYTLQTDSWRQIDYLFPYHGQGLLDRGGILVNGGVHWLVDKVTDGASVIISFLLAEEEVKEMALPHNAPESPACIRLGAFRNSLCVTFLRRDNEFWVMKEYGVRDSWTKMQVSRPYFELSHSGFWTESHDLMLFNRSSLVMHNFNEGTSWDLSISDMRKNDDIFSFGIYVESLPSVLMANNNVGGVEIEDDRIHSVTSSNNYSLSYNITSAIVMLACTILVMLHIKAFH, via the coding sequence ATGGAAGATGGTTCTGCAAAAGAGAAGAAGACAGAAGTCCACGGTGGTCAAAATGTCGACCTTCCACCCGAGATGATAGATGCGATTCTTTCAAGGGTACCAGTGAAGCCCTTATGCCGGTTCAAGCTTGTATCCAAGTCATGGCAGTCCCTAATTTCCGACCCTGATTTCGTCTCAAACTATTCCAAAACCGCCTTTGAGAATAAGGACGTCTTCTTCAGCAGACGACGCCTCTTTTTCGCTTTTTTTCGCGGCAGAAATCTTGTGGTTTACTCTTTGGATCTTGACCAGATTCTCAATAATGTTGATGGTTTAGTAGCAGCACCCACTGAGGTCAACTTTGTTTACAATCATCTTCGAAATGATGCACTTGATTATCGCGATCATTTTGTCGGTTCTTGCTATGGCTTGTTCTTGTGCGAGGTACATTCTAAACCGGACATACGTGTTTTGAGTTTGATTAACCCTGTAACCAAGGAATCGAAAACACTACCAAACACACCAAAATGGAGACTTCCAAGGAAGCCTTATGCTAATAGGAGTTTATGTGGACTTGGATTTGATCACTCCACCAATGAATACAAGGTGATTGACGGGCAGTACACTTATAGTGTTGGAATTGTGTTTAGTGTCTATACATTGCAGACTGATTCTTGGCGACAGATCGACTACTTATTTCCCTACCACGGTCAAGGTTTACTTGATCGTGGAGGGATCCTGGTGAATGGTGGTGTTCATTGGTTGGTGGATAAGGTCACAGATGGAGCATCGGTGATTATATCTTTCCTTTTAGCAGAGGAGGAGGTCAAAGAAATGGCGCTACCGCACAATGCCCCTGAATCGCCTGCTTGCATTCGACTAGGGGCATTTAGAAACTCGCTATGCGTAACATTTTTACGTCGAGATAACGAGTTTTGGGTAATGAAGGAGTATGGAGTGAGGGATTCTTGGACTAAAATGCAAGTCTCTCGACCATATTTTGAATTATCACATTCCGGTTTCTGGACAGAATCTCATGATTTAATGTTGTTTAATAGGTCATCGTTAGTTATGCATAATTTTAATGAAGGAACATCTTGGGATCTATCAATTAGTGACATGCGCAAAAATGATGATATCTTTAGCTTTGGTATCTATGTGGAGAGCCTACCTTCAGTACTCATGGCCAACAACAATGTAGGAGGAGTAGAGATTGAAGATGATCGAATCCACTCAGTAACATCCTCGAATAATTATTCTCTTTCTTATAACATTACTTCTGCGATTGTTATGCTAGCTTGCACCATTTTGGTGATGTTACACATCAAAGCTTTTCATTGA
- the LOC101304131 gene encoding glucan endo-1,3-beta-glucosidase 8-like, translating into MAYEKVPKAKSFLVTMLLVLALMAHKGSSFGVNWGTMATRQLPPEKVVQMLQENGFTKLKLFEADHKILDALVGTQIEVMLAIPNFMLQDMSIDTVAAISWVDANVSSYCYDGGVNIKYVAVGNEPFLKAYNGTYLKTTLPALKNIQEALNRFGLGSQVKVTVPFNADIYFSPDSDPVPSTGDFLPELKDHVIEIIQYLYTNEAPFTVNIYPFLSLYGNAYFPFEFAFFDGKSKPIRDGDLLYTNVFDANFDTLVWSLTKAGFPEIKIIVGEVGWPTDGVVNANIPNAKRFNQGMLKHALSGNGTPARKGMIDVYLFSLIDENAKSIAPGCFERHWGLFEFDGKPKYELDLSGSLQNKGLVAVEGVDYMSKRWCVLNPDAKDLYGLASSIDYACSLSDCTALGYGSSCNNLSLEGNASYAFNMYYQVNDQKIWTCDFSGLAVETDEDPSVGNCQFPVMIAYAPSLLQHRGLLHMLVEVIGGCMLYWILL; encoded by the exons ATGGCTTATGAAAAAGTCCCAAAGGCTAAGTCTTTCTTGGTCACAATGCTGCTGGTTCTTGCTTTGATGGCTCATAAAGGTTCGAGCTTTGGAGTCAACTGGGGCACTATGGCAACGCGCCAGCTCCCACCTGAGAAAGTGGTTCAAATGCTTCAAGAAAATGGGTTTACTAAGCTCAAGCTCTTTGAAGCTGACCATAAGATTTTGGATGCTCTTGTTGGGACTCAAATTGAGGTCATGTTGGCCATACCCAATTTCATGTTGCAGGATATGAGTATTGACACTGTTGCTGCAATTTCTTGGGTTGATGCCAATGTCAGCAGTTATTGCTATGATGGTGGAGTCAATATCAA GTATGTTGCAGTAGGCAATGAGCCCTTTCTTAAAGCATACAATGGCACCTATTTAAAGACTACATTACCAGCCCTGAAGAACATCCAGGAAGCTCTCAACCGCTTCGGGCTTGGTTCACAGGTCAAAGTCACTGTGCCCTTCAATGCTGACATCTACTTCTCCCCTGACTCAGACCCAGTTCCATCCACAGGCGACTTTCTGCCTGAACTTAAGGACCATGTGATTGAGATAATCCAATACCTATACACCAATGAAGCACCATTCACAGTCAACATCTACCCTTTTCTCAGCCTGTATGGAAATGCCTACTTCCCTTTTGAATTTGCTTTCTTTGATGGAAAAAGCAAGCCCATTAGAGATGGTGACCTGCTCTATACCAATGTGTTTGATGCAAACTTTGACACCCTTGTTTGGTCTCTAACCAAAGCTGGGTTCCCTGAGATAAAGATCATAGTTGGAGAGGTGGGTTGGCCAACTGATGGGGTTGTAAATGCCAATATCCCAAATGCCAAAAGGTTTAATCAGGGAATGCTTAAACATGCTCTGAGTGGGAATGGAACTCCAGCTAGGAAAGGCATGATTGATGTCTATCTTTTCAGCCTCATTGATGAAAATGCTAAAAGCATTGCTCCTGGCTGCTTTGAGAGGCATTGGGGGCTGTTCGAGTTTGATGGGAAGCCGAAATACGAATTGGATTTGTCGGGTTCACTGCAGAATAAGGGACTTGTAGCTGTGGAAGGTGTGGATTATATGTCCAAAAGGTGGTGTGTGCTGAATCCAGATGCTAAAGATTTGTATGGTTTGGCAAGTAGCATTGACTATGCTTGTAGCCTTTCAGATTGTACTGCCTTGGGTTATGGTTCTTCTTGCAATAATCTTAGCCTGGAAGGGAATGCTTCTTATGCTTTTAACATGTATTACCAAGTGAATGACCAGAAAATATGGACCTGTGACTTCTCTGGTTTGGCGGTGGAGACCGATGAAGATCCATCAGTCGGAAATTGCCAATTCCCAGTGATGATAGCTTATGCTCCTTCACTGTTGCAGCATAGGGGACTTCTACACATGCTGGTAGAAGTTATTGGAGGGTGTATGCTGTATTGGATTCTGCTATAG
- the LOC101295262 gene encoding LOW QUALITY PROTEIN: tRNA (guanine(37)-N1)-methyltransferase 2-like (The sequence of the model RefSeq protein was modified relative to this genomic sequence to represent the inferred complete CDS: substituted 1 base at 1 genomic stop codon), whose product MLDESKFDVHLKLWALRIPRELCKVATRVLNGYLLDKPRVKPITEDPTSERNRYMILSEKVQDSDLSVIPEKVLSELKDLCEIDVVPYSLTLGYSYWGADHILKQILPPGVEVPSSFETIVKYSTHDFTXCHVAHLNIHDELIPYKDVIAKVIYDKNYPRIKTIVNKVGSISNEFRVPTFEVLAGEKVMVTEVKQYGATFKLDYSLVYWNSRLEHEHIRLVSQFRAGEVICDMFAGIGPFAIPAAQKGCIVYANDLNPDSIRYLKINAEINKVGDHVHAYNLDAREFVSQLMAVPDSGKELNSDASMLKTCETCTNHGSQESASGNGMMLTVEAKEVPDSVTSDVDDLQGSSRNTDASVPPAKRPANICQSECGRVDGTNSLVTGRSKGSKNKRIRGSEIINVKTWEHVDHVIMNLPASAVEFLDAFRGVIQRRYWRDTLPLIHCYCFIRASETQEYIISVAEAALKANIKDPIFHRVRDVAPNKAMFCLSFRLPEACLN is encoded by the exons ATGTTGGACGAGAGTAAATTTGACGTGCATTTGAAGTTGTGGGCGCTTCGGATTCCTCGTGAGCTCTGCAAGGTCGCCACTCGAGTACTAAATGG ATATTTGCTTGATAAACCTCGTGTTAAGCCAATTACGGAGGACCCTACTAGTGAAAGAAACCGTTACATGATATTATCGGAGAAGGTCCAAGATTCCG ACTTATCTGTTATTCCGGAGAAAGTTCTCAGTGAACTGAAGGATCTATGCGAAATTGATGTAGTTCCATATTCGTTGACACTAGGGTACTCGTATTGGGGTGCAG ACCATATTTTGAAGCAGATTCTTCCCCCTGGAGTGGAGGTTCCTTCATCTTTTGAAACAATAGTTAAGTACTCAACTCATGATTTTACTTAAT GTCACGTTGCCCATCTGAATATACATGATGAGTTAATTCCCTACAAGGATGTGATTGCCAAAGTTATTTATGAT AAGAATTATCCAAGAATCAAGACAATTGTCAATAAAGTTGGATCTATTTCAAATGAATTTCGTGTGCCAACATTTGAAGTTTTAGCAGGAGAAAAAGTTATGGTTACAGAAGTGAAACAATATGGAGCGACTTTCAAGCTTGATTACAGCTTGGTCTATTGGAATTCAAGATTGGAACATGAACATATAAGGTTGGTTTCTCAGTTTCGAGCAGGGGAAGTCATATGTGATATGTTCGCTGGTATTGGCCCTTTTGCTATTCCTGCCGCACAGAAAGGATGCATAGTGTATGCAAATGACTTAAATCCGGATAGCATTCGTTATTTGAAGATCAATGCAGAGATTAACAAGGTCGGTGACCATGTTCACGCTTACAATCTTGATGCGAGAGAATTTGTTTCTCAATTGATGGCAGTGCCTGACAGTGGGAAAGAATTGAATTCCGATGCCTCCATGCTCAAGACTTGCGAGACATGTACCAATCATGGTAGTCAGGAATCAGCATCAGGCAATGGAATGATGCTAACCG TCGAGGCAAAAGAGGTACCAGATAGTGTTACTTCTGATGTGGACGATCTACAAGGCTCTAGTAGGAACACAGATGCTTCAGTACCTCCAGCTAAAAGACCTGCAAATATTTGTCAATCAG AGTGTGGAAGAGTTGATGGCACAAACAGTCTTGTAACTGGTAGGAGCAAAGGAAGCAAAAATAAGAGAATAAGAGGCTCTGAGATCATCAATGTTAAGACTTGGGAGCATGTCGATCATGTGATAATGAATCTCCCGGCTTCTGCTGTTGAATTTCTAG ATGCATTTAGAGGGGTGATCCAGAGGAGATATTGGAGGGACACTCTTCCTTTGATTCACTGCTATTGTTTCATCCGAGCAAGTGAAACGCAAGAATATATTATCTCA GTGGCAGAGGCTGCTTTGAAGGCCAATATAAAAGACCCAATATTTCACAGGGTGAGGGATGTTGCTCCAAACAAG GCAATGTTCTGCTTAAGCTTTAGGCTGCCAGAAGCATGCCTCAATTAA